Genomic segment of Deltaproteobacteria bacterium HGW-Deltaproteobacteria-6:
TTTCTTAATAGCTTTTCCCTGAAAATGATGACTCCATGGAAACGGCTGCTTCCTGAAGGTTAAAAAAGCATGATAAAGAACGTATAATTTCTGAGGAAAGGAGAAAGAATTCATGAACGTCAGCAGAAGAGGTTTCTTGAAGCTTTCCGGAGCTGTCGCAGCGGTAAGTGGTTTGGGCATAAGCCTGACGCCGGTATCCGCGCATGCAAAGGACTTGAAGATCAAGTACGCCAAAGAAACCACCACCGTTTGTCCTTACTGTTCTGTGGGATGCAGTATCATCGTATCCGTACGCGACGGGAAGGTCGTCAACACAGAGGGAGATCCCGATAGCCCCATCAATAGAGGTTCCCTGTGCAGCAAGGGCGGTTCCATCTATCAGATGGCCGTGAATGAGAATCGTCTGGGCAAGCCGCTTTACCGCGCACCTTTTGCCACTGCATGGAAAGAAGTCGAGTGGGAATGGGCGTTTGAAAAGATTGCTGAAAACGTCAAGAAAAGCCGTGACGCCAGTTTCAAAAAAACAAACGCAAAGGGTGAAATCGTCAACCGTACGGAAGGCATTGCCTCTGTCGGTTCGGCAGCGATGGATCTCGAAGAATGCTTCACGTATCAAAAATTCTTAAGGGGGTTGGGCCTTGTTTATATTGAACATCAGGCCCGTATCTGACACAGTCCAACTGTACCGGCTCTGGCAGAGTCGTTCGGACGTGGCGCAATGACCAATCACTGGGTTGATTTTAAGAATGCTGATGTTCTCCTGATCATGGGGAGCAACCCCGCTTCCAATCATCCCGTATCCTGGAAATGGATCCAGGAGGCAGTCGATAAGCGCGGCGCAAAGATCATTTGTGTCGATCCGCGCTTTACGCAATCGGCGGCAAAAGCTCATTTGTATGCACCTCTTCGTTCAGGAACGGATATCGCTTTCCTAGGCGGCATGATTAAATACATTCTGGACAACAAACTGTATTTCGAAGAGTATGTGAAAAACTATACCAACGCTTCCTTCCTGGTCAATCCGGCGCTCAAAATGCCCGGTGAGAACAAAGGCGTATTCTCCGGTCTGACCAACGGAAAGTATGAAAAAGATACCTGGTCATATCAGACAGATGGCTCGGGTGTGATTAAGAAAGACAAGAGCCTGAAAGACCCCAACTGTGTCTTCCAGCTGATGAAAAAACATTATTCCCGTTACACCCCGGAACTCGTGTCAAGGATCACGGGAACCCCCAAGGACAAGCTGATTGACGTTTACAAACTCTACGGATCAACCGGCAAGCCGGACAAGGCCGGCGTAGAGCTTTACGCGATGGGCTGGACACAGCATACAGTCGGTACGCAGAACATCCGGACGATGTGCATGATCCAGTTGCTTTTAGGCAACATGGGCATCGCGGGCGGCGGTGTTGCGGCAATGCGTGGCGAAGGCAACGTGCAGGGTTCCACTGATCACGGTCTGTTGTTCCACATCTGGCCTGGCTATATCGGAGCTCCCACGGCATCGCTTGCCACCCTCAAAGAATTCAATGAGAAGCGCACACCGCAAACCAAGGAAAAAGATTCCCTCAACTGGTGGAAGAATTTCCCGAAGTATTCGGCAAGCTTCCTGCGCTCCATGTACGGCGCGAATATGAGCATTAATGATGCTTACGCGACGATGCCCAAACTGGACGACGGTGCGAACTATTCCTGGCTGATGATTTTCGATCAGATGTACAAGGAAAAGTTCACAGGCTTCTTTGCCTGGGGCATGAACCCCGCATGCAGCGGCGCCCACTCCAATAAAGTTCGCCAGGCACTCGGTAAGCTGGACTGGATGGTCAACGTCAATCTGTTCGATAATGAAACCGGTTCCTTCTGGCGTGGTCCCGGCATGGATCCCACCAAGATCAAGACGGAAGTCTTCATGCTGCCCTGCGCATCTTCAATCGAAAAAGAAGGCAGCATTGCCAACAGCGGCCGGTTGATGCAGTGGCGCTATAAAGCAGTCAGCCCCGTGGGCGATGCCCTGCCGGACGGCGACATTATGAGTGAAATCCTCTTCAAAATTAAGGACCTTTACGAAAAGAAAGATGGTCCGCACAAAGAAGCGCTTACAAAGTTAACCTGGCCCTATGGTAAAATGGTTGGAAAACATTTCCATTACGAGCCCCGCATGGTGGCGGCCGAAATCAGCGGCTTCTTCCTTGAGGATAAGAAAGTGGAAAACCCGACCAAGAAAGGCGAATTCAAGGAATTCAAGAAGGGCGATCCCGTTCCGACATTTGCCTGGCTGCAGGATGATGGTTCCACGTCATCGGGGTGCTGGGTTTATTGCGGTTCCGTCGGCGAAAAAGGCAACCTGGCCATGCGCCGCGGGCAAGTCGATGCAACAGGTCTGGGTCTGTTCCCTGAATGGGCCTGGTCGTGGCCGGTCAACCGCCGCATTATTTACAACGGCGCGTCCGTTGACCCGGAAGGCAAACCATGGGATCCGTCCCGTGCCGTCATTAAATGGAACGGTGAAAAATGGGTCGGCGATGTTCCGGACGGCGTAGGCGATCCTGGTAAAGGGCGGCCGCCTTTCATCATGAAACCGGACGGCGTGGCCAGTCTGTATGGTCCAGGGTTAACCGACGGTCCTTTCCCGGAACATTATGAACCGCTGGAATGCCCGGTGGAGAAGAACCTCATGTCTCCGCAGAAAAATAACCCGGTCATCAAACGTTTCGACAAGAAGGGTGTGGGGTCGGATCTGGATGTTTACTCGGGTGTGGACAGTTGCGATCCGCGCTTCCCGTTCATCGGTTGCACCTATCGTGTCAGCGAGCACTGGCAGACGGGCGTTCTGACCCGCTGGTGTCCGTGGCTGGCTGAAATGCAGCCTGGCATGTTTGTTGAAATCAGTAAGGAGTTAGCCAAGCTTAAAGACATCAACAACGGTGATAAATGTATTGTAAGTTCGGCGCGCGGGGAAGTGGAAGCCACGGCCATCGTCACGCCGCGTTTCAAGCCGTTCATCATCGATGGGGATACCAATAATCCCATTCACGAAGTCGGCATTCCCTGGCATTTCGGATGGATCACAACAAAAGACCGGACATATAACCCCGGCGATAAAAAAGCCGAGGTCTTTACGCATGGTGATGCGGCGAACCTCCTGGTTCCGACCATCGGCGATGCCAACACTATGATTCCGGAGAGTAAAGCCTTCATGGTGAATGTTGTGAAGAAGGGGGTGAAGTAAGATGACCGAGAAAATTAAATTATACGACGATTCGAAGTGTACCGCCTGCCGCGGCTGCCAGCTTGCCTGCAAACAGTGGAATGCGCTGAAAGCAAGTCAGAC
This window contains:
- the fdnG gene encoding formate dehydrogenase-N subunit alpha, whose product is MNVSRRGFLKLSGAVAAVSGLGISLTPVSAHAKDLKIKYAKETTTVCPYCSVGCSIIVSVRDGKVVNTEGDPDSPINRGSLCSKGGSIYQMAVNENRLGKPLYRAPFATAWKEVEWEWAFEKIAENVKKSRDASFKKTNAKGEIVNRTEGIASVGSAAMDLEECFTYQKFLRGLGLVYIEHQARIUHSPTVPALAESFGRGAMTNHWVDFKNADVLLIMGSNPASNHPVSWKWIQEAVDKRGAKIICVDPRFTQSAAKAHLYAPLRSGTDIAFLGGMIKYILDNKLYFEEYVKNYTNASFLVNPALKMPGENKGVFSGLTNGKYEKDTWSYQTDGSGVIKKDKSLKDPNCVFQLMKKHYSRYTPELVSRITGTPKDKLIDVYKLYGSTGKPDKAGVELYAMGWTQHTVGTQNIRTMCMIQLLLGNMGIAGGGVAAMRGEGNVQGSTDHGLLFHIWPGYIGAPTASLATLKEFNEKRTPQTKEKDSLNWWKNFPKYSASFLRSMYGANMSINDAYATMPKLDDGANYSWLMIFDQMYKEKFTGFFAWGMNPACSGAHSNKVRQALGKLDWMVNVNLFDNETGSFWRGPGMDPTKIKTEVFMLPCASSIEKEGSIANSGRLMQWRYKAVSPVGDALPDGDIMSEILFKIKDLYEKKDGPHKEALTKLTWPYGKMVGKHFHYEPRMVAAEISGFFLEDKKVENPTKKGEFKEFKKGDPVPTFAWLQDDGSTSSGCWVYCGSVGEKGNLAMRRGQVDATGLGLFPEWAWSWPVNRRIIYNGASVDPEGKPWDPSRAVIKWNGEKWVGDVPDGVGDPGKGRPPFIMKPDGVASLYGPGLTDGPFPEHYEPLECPVEKNLMSPQKNNPVIKRFDKKGVGSDLDVYSGVDSCDPRFPFIGCTYRVSEHWQTGVLTRWCPWLAEMQPGMFVEISKELAKLKDINNGDKCIVSSARGEVEATAIVTPRFKPFIIDGDTNNPIHEVGIPWHFGWITTKDRTYNPGDKKAEVFTHGDAANLLVPTIGDANTMIPESKAFMVNVVKKGVK